The Amycolatopsis mongoliensis genome includes a window with the following:
- a CDS encoding ABC transporter permease has translation MTVLRSRPAPARPAPAASSSLTRTQRRLGRDWRLAAVFIGPTLVLVAGLILVPIVGSIFTSATERHGAETVFVGLDNYTALIGDALFHKGVLNSFVFTAYAEIFKVTFGLIAALMLHHMRRGRAILAGVILLPWVIPTVVTAFTWRSLLDPIFGSVNVLLTDTGIGPALAATGLVDKWPAEWLSDPALAMPAVILVNVWKGIPFFTVTFLAGLKAIDSGLHEAAMVDGASPWQRFVHITLPGLRPVMIVTVLLSSIWTFNNFDLIWLMTQGGPGDATAPYVMVAYSKAIQQLQLGAGAAVTLVMLPIIAVLVVILVRMMRRSDQPGAADLGRRRLTPAQRKALPWVIVVASVLVLVWASPHIVWKAALVLGVFVVLAAAVGRVVSAFAARGNRLAARLVAGGGSGIALVGLLGFVLAPLYWMTVTAFKSDDQIVARTDDLWPTPWSTEQFTNLFTGRAFGTWYVNTILVSVASTVIALVCAALAGYALARLKFRGSESFTVTILLTYVMPGALLFIPLYQLMSGIGLNDSLWSLVLAYPTFTLPFATWLLVGYFKSIPADLEEAALVDGCTRFGAFRRIVLPLAKPGLLAVALFTLTNAWNEFLFAFVFITKDDYKTLPVGMQSMIFGDVVPQGQLAAASLLVSIPVVLMYGFGQRFLTEGLTAGAVKG, from the coding sequence GTGACCGTCCTGCGATCGCGCCCGGCGCCGGCCCGTCCGGCGCCGGCCGCGTCGTCCTCGCTCACGCGTACGCAGCGGCGGCTCGGGCGCGACTGGCGCCTCGCCGCGGTGTTCATCGGGCCGACGCTGGTGCTGGTCGCCGGCCTGATCCTGGTCCCGATCGTCGGCTCGATCTTCACCAGCGCCACGGAACGCCACGGCGCGGAGACGGTTTTCGTCGGGCTGGACAACTACACCGCCCTGATCGGCGACGCCCTGTTCCACAAGGGAGTGCTCAACTCGTTCGTCTTCACCGCCTACGCCGAGATCTTCAAGGTGACCTTCGGTCTCATCGCCGCGTTGATGCTGCACCACATGCGCCGCGGCCGGGCGATCCTCGCCGGGGTGATCCTGCTGCCGTGGGTGATCCCGACGGTCGTCACGGCCTTCACCTGGCGGTCGTTGCTCGACCCGATCTTCGGCAGCGTCAACGTCCTGCTCACCGACACCGGGATCGGGCCCGCCCTCGCCGCGACGGGGCTCGTCGACAAGTGGCCCGCGGAGTGGCTGTCCGACCCCGCGCTCGCGATGCCGGCGGTCATCCTGGTCAACGTCTGGAAGGGCATCCCGTTCTTCACGGTGACGTTCCTCGCCGGGCTCAAGGCCATCGACAGCGGTCTGCACGAGGCGGCGATGGTGGACGGCGCCTCGCCGTGGCAGCGCTTCGTGCACATCACGCTGCCGGGGTTGCGCCCGGTCATGATCGTGACGGTGCTGCTGTCGTCGATCTGGACGTTCAACAACTTCGACCTGATCTGGCTGATGACCCAGGGCGGCCCGGGCGACGCCACCGCCCCGTACGTGATGGTGGCCTACTCGAAGGCCATCCAGCAGCTGCAGCTGGGCGCGGGCGCCGCGGTCACGCTGGTGATGCTGCCGATCATCGCCGTCCTCGTGGTGATCCTCGTGCGGATGATGCGGCGCAGCGACCAGCCGGGCGCGGCCGACCTCGGGCGCCGGCGGCTGACCCCCGCTCAGCGCAAGGCGCTGCCGTGGGTGATCGTCGTGGCCTCGGTGCTCGTGCTGGTCTGGGCGTCGCCGCACATCGTCTGGAAGGCCGCGCTCGTGCTGGGCGTGTTCGTGGTGCTGGCGGCCGCCGTCGGCCGGGTGGTCTCCGCGTTCGCCGCGCGCGGCAACCGGTTGGCGGCCCGCTTGGTCGCCGGCGGCGGCAGCGGGATCGCACTGGTGGGCCTGCTGGGTTTCGTGCTCGCCCCGCTCTACTGGATGACGGTCACGGCCTTCAAGTCCGACGACCAGATCGTCGCGCGCACCGACGACCTCTGGCCGACGCCGTGGAGCACCGAGCAGTTCACCAACCTGTTCACCGGCCGGGCGTTCGGCACCTGGTACGTCAACACGATCCTGGTGTCGGTGGCGTCCACCGTGATCGCCCTGGTCTGCGCGGCACTGGCCGGCTACGCGCTGGCACGGCTGAAGTTCCGGGGTTCGGAGAGCTTCACCGTGACGATCCTGCTCACCTACGTGATGCCGGGCGCGCTGCTGTTCATCCCGCTGTACCAGCTGATGAGCGGGATCGGGCTCAACGACTCGTTGTGGTCGCTGGTGCTCGCCTACCCGACGTTCACCCTGCCGTTCGCGACGTGGCTGCTCGTCGGCTACTTCAAGTCGATCCCGGCCGACCTCGAGGAGGCCGCGCTGGTCGACGGCTGCACGCGGTTCGGGGCGTTCCGCCGGATCGTGCTGCCGCTGGCCAAGCCGGGCCTGCTCGCGGTCGCGCTGTTCACGCTCACCAACGCGTGGAACGAGTTCCTCTTCGCTTTCGTGTTCATCACCAAGGACGACTACAAGACGCTGCCCGTCGGCATGCAGTCGATGATCTTCGGGGACGTCGTGCCGCAGGGGCAGCTGGCCGCGGCCTCGCTGCTGGTCAGCATCCCGGTCGTGCTCATGTACGGGTTCGGGCAGCGGTTCCTGACCGAAGGCCTCACCGCGGGAGCGGTGAAGGGATGA
- a CDS encoding extracellular solute-binding protein — MEEKTDLSRRTFLGVSALGVLGLAGCGGGPAPAPQVDVQVPKALLDQAAALRGGSVGMLSQKLYSEAANKALDKSLQVFAQATGTTIHNDLVSGDAGDMVAKMDAEVKAGTNRDLAFMSDRRFVGQLHNLGALTDVTDVVQEMKALYGEPATEANNYCVFDGRWFAIPYHFIATAMYLRKDWYTEKGLPLKPYYSWEELRDNALAVSDPAKRRFGWGLTVNRSGDANGFIANVINTYGGAIADNTGTKVTFNSPETVEAVRFIGDIYTNPKYAPMLPPGIGSWTDSSNNENWLAQILGLTLNQFSVYADSKTKKNPVYGNTHPFNGATGPALDRPLAYGESNSFVVFKGAKNPDLAKLVAKFMVGGSALLGVAKEAPCLVNPSWDKVWDSDPYYTTGDPAFAALREQTRAPLPVKTKTGYAFPQAPSPGEQAATAAYVLTDMMQSVIQGTRPADAVATTHARIVQIFEQQGYKQ; from the coding sequence ATGGAAGAGAAAACGGACCTGTCGAGGCGCACGTTCCTCGGCGTGAGCGCGCTGGGCGTACTCGGCCTCGCCGGGTGTGGGGGCGGCCCCGCACCCGCGCCGCAGGTCGACGTCCAGGTGCCCAAGGCGCTGCTCGACCAGGCGGCCGCCCTGCGCGGCGGGTCGGTGGGGATGCTCTCGCAGAAGCTGTACTCGGAGGCCGCCAACAAGGCGCTGGACAAGTCGCTGCAGGTGTTCGCGCAGGCCACCGGGACCACGATCCACAACGACCTGGTCTCCGGCGACGCCGGCGACATGGTCGCGAAGATGGACGCCGAGGTGAAGGCGGGCACCAACCGCGACCTGGCCTTCATGAGCGACCGGCGGTTCGTCGGCCAGCTCCACAACCTCGGTGCCCTCACCGACGTCACCGACGTGGTCCAGGAGATGAAAGCGCTTTACGGGGAACCCGCGACGGAGGCGAACAACTACTGCGTGTTCGACGGGCGCTGGTTCGCGATCCCTTACCACTTCATCGCGACCGCGATGTACCTGCGCAAGGACTGGTACACGGAAAAGGGTCTCCCGCTCAAGCCCTACTACTCGTGGGAGGAGCTGCGCGACAACGCGTTGGCGGTCTCCGACCCGGCGAAGCGGCGTTTCGGCTGGGGGCTCACGGTGAACCGCTCCGGCGACGCCAACGGCTTCATTGCGAACGTCATCAACACCTACGGCGGGGCGATCGCGGACAACACCGGCACGAAGGTGACGTTCAACTCGCCGGAGACCGTCGAAGCCGTCAGGTTCATCGGCGATATCTACACGAACCCCAAGTACGCGCCGATGCTGCCGCCGGGGATCGGCAGCTGGACCGACTCGAGCAACAACGAGAACTGGCTGGCCCAGATCCTGGGGCTCACGCTCAACCAGTTCAGCGTCTACGCCGACTCGAAGACCAAGAAGAATCCGGTCTACGGCAACACCCACCCGTTCAACGGCGCCACCGGACCGGCGCTCGACCGGCCGCTCGCGTACGGCGAGTCCAACTCGTTCGTCGTGTTCAAGGGGGCGAAGAACCCCGACCTCGCCAAGCTGGTCGCGAAGTTCATGGTCGGCGGGAGCGCGCTGCTCGGCGTCGCGAAGGAAGCACCGTGCCTGGTCAACCCCTCGTGGGACAAGGTGTGGGACTCCGACCCGTACTACACCACCGGTGACCCGGCCTTCGCCGCGCTGCGGGAGCAGACCCGCGCGCCGCTCCCGGTGAAGACCAAGACCGGCTACGCCTTCCCGCAGGCCCCGAGCCCCGGCGAGCAGGCCGCCACCGCCGCCTACGTGCTGACCGACATGATGCAGTCGGTCATCCAGGGCACCCGGCCGGCCGACGCCGTGGCCACGACCCACGCGCGGATCGTCCAGATCTTCGAGCAGCAGGGCTACAAGCAGTGA
- a CDS encoding Gfo/Idh/MocA family protein, which yields MAAPAIPPIRLGLIGTGLAVEKLHWPALRGLADRYVVTAFTDSSAEQRTRFAGYSGVDPALATADRGALLARDDVDAVLISVPIPHLYEVARDALTAGKDVLCEKPAGVDAEQAGAFLALAAAHPDRTFVMGENFFYRDDLRYARALLDSGAIGRPHLMAWRHAGRVVPREGGFSGTPWRQRPQYRGGVHLDFGVHHIAQIRLLCGDIARLHGAVQTANSTIDAPSDLALTLVFTGGAIGNYTASYPEIPVPPEPNDMRLYGTEGVLVLAGSESERRVTHSGSDATAHTTVFHGSDNGYRAELVDFADAVQFGVRPVGSVAQSVANALVVQRALDSAERAAALALDPVPGAGPVPLWRPRGSAGLFDGLPGQRISSTASFAA from the coding sequence ATGGCAGCACCTGCGATCCCGCCGATCCGGCTGGGGCTGATCGGCACCGGGCTCGCGGTCGAGAAGCTGCACTGGCCGGCCTTGCGCGGCCTCGCCGACCGGTACGTGGTCACGGCGTTCACCGACTCCTCGGCCGAGCAGCGCACGAGGTTCGCCGGCTACAGCGGGGTCGATCCGGCCCTGGCCACCGCCGACCGGGGCGCGTTGCTGGCTCGCGACGACGTGGACGCCGTGCTGATCTCGGTGCCGATCCCGCACTTGTACGAGGTGGCGCGCGACGCGCTCACGGCGGGCAAGGACGTGCTCTGCGAGAAGCCGGCCGGCGTCGACGCGGAGCAGGCCGGCGCCTTCCTCGCCCTGGCGGCCGCGCATCCGGACCGGACCTTCGTGATGGGCGAGAACTTCTTCTACCGCGACGACCTGCGCTACGCCCGCGCGTTGCTCGACAGCGGTGCGATCGGCCGCCCGCACCTGATGGCGTGGCGGCACGCCGGCCGGGTGGTGCCCCGCGAGGGCGGGTTCAGCGGCACGCCGTGGCGGCAGCGGCCGCAGTACCGCGGCGGCGTGCACCTCGACTTCGGCGTGCACCACATCGCCCAGATCCGGCTGCTCTGCGGCGACATCGCCCGGCTGCACGGTGCGGTGCAGACGGCCAACAGCACGATCGACGCGCCGTCGGACCTCGCGCTCACCCTCGTCTTCACCGGAGGCGCCATCGGCAACTACACCGCGTCCTACCCCGAGATCCCGGTGCCGCCCGAACCCAACGACATGCGGCTGTACGGCACCGAGGGCGTGCTCGTGCTCGCCGGGTCCGAGTCGGAGCGCCGCGTGACGCACAGCGGTTCCGACGCCACCGCCCACACGACGGTCTTCCACGGCAGCGACAACGGTTACCGCGCGGAGCTCGTCGACTTCGCCGACGCCGTGCAGTTCGGGGTGCGGCCCGTCGGCAGCGTCGCGCAGAGCGTGGCCAACGCACTGGTCGTCCAGCGGGCGCTCGACTCCGCGGAACGGGCGGCCGCACTGGCGCTCGACCCCGTGCCCGGCGCGGGCCCGGTACCGCTGTGGCGGCCCCGCGGCTCGGCCGGGCTGTTCGACGGGCTGCCCGGACAACGCATCAGCAGTACGGCGTCCTTCGCCGCATGA
- a CDS encoding FadR/GntR family transcriptional regulator: MQRRQESPDAVKVRTLPVQVAAHLTRRIVSGEIEDGRAPSELEISQEFGVSRVVARETLKILASLDIVDVAQGRRVVVRPRAEWDYLNPLLIEWLPAEIVDELLEELHRMRVLLEPELAAMAATGITDEALARLGDEIDRMAALETDPEAYLEVDHEFHMEICRAANNRILDRIMYSARWLGTASRRLTNEAPAGLRRATAQHTEIYEALVARDPAEAREAMRRHLSNNYSTLLSEKEQRSKRAARRR; the protein is encoded by the coding sequence ATGCAAAGGAGACAAGAGTCTCCGGACGCTGTCAAGGTCCGGACCCTCCCGGTGCAGGTGGCAGCCCACCTGACCCGGCGCATCGTCAGCGGCGAAATCGAGGACGGCCGGGCCCCGTCGGAACTCGAGATCTCCCAGGAGTTCGGGGTGTCCCGCGTCGTGGCGCGGGAGACGCTCAAGATCCTCGCCTCGCTCGACATCGTCGACGTCGCGCAGGGCCGCCGCGTCGTCGTGCGCCCCCGCGCGGAGTGGGACTACCTGAACCCGTTGCTGATCGAGTGGCTGCCCGCGGAGATCGTCGACGAGCTGCTGGAGGAGCTGCACCGGATGCGCGTGCTGCTCGAACCCGAACTCGCCGCGATGGCCGCGACCGGCATCACCGACGAGGCGCTGGCCCGGCTCGGTGACGAGATCGACCGCATGGCGGCGCTCGAAACGGATCCCGAGGCCTACCTCGAGGTCGACCACGAATTCCACATGGAGATCTGCCGGGCGGCGAACAACCGCATCCTCGACCGGATCATGTACTCCGCGCGCTGGCTGGGCACGGCCAGCCGGCGCCTCACCAACGAGGCGCCGGCCGGGCTGCGCCGCGCCACCGCCCAGCACACGGAGATCTACGAGGCGCTCGTGGCACGCGATCCGGCCGAGGCCCGCGAGGCGATGCGCCGGCACCTGAGCAACAACTACTCCACGCTCCTCTCGGAGAAGGAGCAGCGAAGCAAGCGGGCCGCCCGGCGGCGTTAG
- a CDS encoding mandelate racemase/muconate lactonizing enzyme family protein, whose protein sequence is MRIVNVTTAVVAYHGQATLVRIDTDEGLSGFGEANPDAGAGAVVGMIESLTPLLIGEDPRNVERCWEKLRRSKVFAGAQSGVFVIALSGIELALWDLAGKAAGQPVYRLLGGKFRDRIRLYADCGDGDDPAGSIAGCVDRAQRMVAEGFTAIKFDIDNLHHPAKFDAFNHTINAAELRSMVERVAAVREAIGPDVDLAIDLHARYDVPSACRIAGELEPFHLMWLEEPLPAENVDALVRVREQTRTPICAGENLYLRWGFRELLERGAVDVIEPDVPKCGGLAEAKKIANLAELHYIPFAPHLVSTPLGTMATSHQCGAIPNFLVQEWHALEEREVWDSYVHAPDGSGSIVKDGYITLPDTPGIGVELDMDGVRAHAVEGYGVFE, encoded by the coding sequence ATGCGGATCGTGAACGTCACGACGGCGGTGGTGGCCTACCACGGGCAGGCCACGCTGGTGCGGATCGACACCGACGAGGGCCTCAGCGGGTTCGGCGAGGCCAATCCCGATGCCGGCGCGGGCGCCGTCGTCGGGATGATCGAGTCCCTGACCCCCCTGCTGATCGGCGAGGACCCGCGCAACGTCGAGCGGTGCTGGGAGAAACTGCGCCGCAGCAAGGTTTTCGCGGGCGCCCAGAGCGGGGTGTTCGTGATCGCCCTGTCCGGGATCGAGCTCGCCCTGTGGGACCTCGCGGGCAAGGCCGCGGGCCAGCCGGTGTACCGGCTGCTCGGCGGCAAGTTCCGCGACCGGATCCGCCTCTACGCCGACTGCGGCGACGGCGACGACCCGGCGGGCTCGATCGCCGGGTGCGTCGACCGCGCCCAGCGGATGGTCGCCGAAGGCTTCACGGCCATCAAGTTCGACATCGACAACCTGCACCACCCGGCCAAGTTCGACGCGTTCAACCACACGATCAACGCGGCCGAGCTGCGCTCGATGGTCGAGCGGGTGGCAGCCGTCCGGGAAGCGATCGGCCCCGACGTCGACCTGGCCATCGACCTCCACGCCCGCTACGACGTGCCGAGCGCGTGCCGGATCGCGGGCGAGCTCGAGCCGTTCCACCTGATGTGGCTCGAGGAGCCGCTGCCGGCGGAGAACGTCGACGCGCTGGTCCGGGTGCGCGAGCAGACCCGAACACCGATCTGCGCGGGAGAAAACCTTTACCTGCGCTGGGGTTTCCGCGAGCTGCTCGAACGCGGAGCGGTGGACGTGATCGAGCCGGACGTCCCGAAGTGCGGCGGCTTGGCCGAGGCCAAGAAGATCGCCAACCTGGCGGAGCTGCACTACATCCCGTTCGCGCCACACCTGGTGTCGACCCCGCTGGGCACGATGGCGACGTCGCACCAGTGCGGAGCGATCCCCAACTTCCTGGTCCAGGAATGGCACGCCCTCGAGGAGCGCGAGGTGTGGGACAGCTACGTCCACGCCCCCGACGGAAGCGGCTCGATCGTGAAGGACGGCTACATCACGCTTCCGGACACTCCCGGCATCGGCGTGGAGCTCGACATGGACGGCGTCCGGGCCCACGCCGTCGAGGGGTACGGGGTGTTCGAGTAG